The following are from one region of the Burkholderiales bacterium genome:
- a CDS encoding adenylosuccinate synthase, giving the protein MSKNVVVVGAQWGDEGKGKVVDWLTDHAQGVVRFQGGHNAGHTLVIEGKKTVLHLIPSGILREKVTCYIGNGVVLSPQALLDEMTMLKKAGVEVAGRLKISDACPLILPYHAALDQARETAKGALKIGTTGRGIGPAYEDKVARRAIRLQDLFHHERFASKLHEVLEYHNFVLKNFFNVKPVAYQSTLEDALALAEQIKPLVADVPSLLCQASRDGKNLLFEGAQGTLLDVDHGTYPYVTSSNCVAGAASAGSGVGPQMLHYVLGVTKAYTTRVGSGPFPTELSDEVGKTLASRGQEFGATTGRARRCGWFDAAALKRSIQINGVSGLGVTKLDVLDGMERLCLGVGYKIDGAKCDILPVGAELLAKGEPVYEEIPGWKDSTVALKRFEDLPSAAQHYLKRIEEICDVPIDLISTGAQREETIVLRHPFA; this is encoded by the coding sequence ATGTCAAAGAACGTCGTCGTTGTCGGTGCACAATGGGGAGATGAAGGCAAGGGCAAGGTCGTGGACTGGCTCACCGACCACGCCCAGGGGGTGGTGCGCTTTCAAGGCGGACACAATGCCGGTCACACCTTGGTGATCGAAGGCAAGAAGACCGTCTTGCATCTGATCCCGTCGGGAATCCTGCGCGAAAAAGTAACTTGTTATATCGGCAACGGCGTGGTGCTGTCGCCACAGGCTCTGTTGGATGAAATGACCATGCTCAAAAAGGCCGGAGTAGAAGTTGCCGGCCGGTTGAAAATCAGCGATGCCTGTCCGCTGATTCTGCCCTACCACGCGGCTCTCGATCAGGCGCGCGAAACAGCGAAGGGCGCCCTCAAGATTGGCACCACCGGGCGCGGCATAGGACCGGCCTACGAAGACAAGGTGGCGCGACGGGCCATCCGTCTGCAGGATTTATTTCATCATGAACGTTTTGCATCCAAGCTTCACGAAGTGCTGGAATACCACAATTTCGTTTTGAAAAATTTTTTCAACGTGAAGCCTGTCGCGTATCAAAGCACTCTTGAAGACGCACTCGCGCTTGCCGAGCAAATCAAGCCATTGGTTGCAGATGTTCCAAGCCTTTTATGCCAAGCGAGCCGCGACGGAAAAAATTTGCTGTTCGAAGGCGCGCAGGGAACGCTACTCGATGTTGACCACGGCACTTATCCCTACGTCACCTCTAGCAACTGCGTGGCAGGCGCAGCCAGCGCCGGAAGCGGCGTTGGGCCGCAAATGTTGCATTACGTATTGGGTGTCACCAAAGCCTATACCACGCGCGTCGGCTCCGGCCCGTTTCCAACTGAATTGAGCGATGAGGTGGGAAAAACGCTCGCGTCACGCGGCCAGGAATTCGGCGCAACCACGGGTCGCGCGCGCCGCTGTGGCTGGTTTGATGCGGCGGCGCTGAAGCGCTCGATCCAAATCAACGGCGTCTCGGGTTTGGGTGTTACCAAGCTCGATGTGCTTGACGGCATGGAGCGATTGTGCCTGGGAGTGGGATACAAGATTGACGGCGCAAAATGCGATATTCTGCCGGTGGGTGCGGAACTGCTTGCCAAGGGCGAGCCGGTGTACGAAGAAATCCCGGGATGGAAAGATAGCACGGTGGCTTTGAAGCGATTTGAAGACCTGCCATCCGCCGCGCAACATTATCTCAAGCGCATTGAGGAGATTTGCGATGTGCCGATTGACCTCATATCCACGGGCGCGCAGCGTGAAGAAACAATCGTCTTGCGCCACCCATTTGCCTGA
- the rlmB gene encoding 23S rRNA (guanosine(2251)-2'-O)-methyltransferase RlmB: MSRLIYGLHAVTACVRRNAKSIKEIYVDEIRRDRRMNILIALAESRGVRVIAVERKRLDGMTRHARHQNVVAKTTDESQHLDLDELLDALTEPALLLVLDGIQDPHNLGACLRVADASGVQAVIAPKDRAVGMNPTVLKVACGAAETVPYFAVTNLVRTLHGLKERKIWIIGADNKAKQDLFSANLSGPIAWVLGAEDAGLRRLTKETCDELVRIPMAGSIESLNVSVASGICLFETKRQRAAKNVVPA, encoded by the coding sequence ATGAGCCGGCTGATTTATGGCTTGCACGCAGTGACCGCGTGCGTTCGGCGAAACGCTAAAAGCATCAAAGAAATTTATGTGGACGAAATACGCCGCGACCGGCGTATGAATATTCTAATCGCCTTGGCTGAAAGTCGTGGAGTGCGCGTCATCGCGGTGGAGCGCAAACGGCTTGATGGCATGACGCGGCATGCGCGACATCAGAATGTAGTCGCCAAAACCACCGACGAATCCCAGCATCTGGATTTAGATGAACTTCTAGACGCGTTGACCGAACCTGCGTTGCTCCTGGTATTGGATGGCATTCAAGACCCGCATAACCTTGGCGCGTGCTTGCGCGTAGCGGACGCGTCTGGCGTGCAAGCGGTCATCGCCCCCAAGGACCGCGCGGTGGGTATGAATCCTACCGTCCTAAAAGTTGCCTGCGGCGCAGCGGAAACAGTGCCCTATTTTGCAGTCACCAACCTTGTGCGCACGTTGCACGGACTCAAAGAACGCAAAATCTGGATAATCGGCGCGGACAATAAGGCGAAGCAGGATTTGTTTTCCGCAAACTTAAGCGGACCTATCGCTTGGGTGCTCGGCGCCGAAGACGCGGGATTACGGCGCTTGACCAAAGAAACGTGCGATGAGTTGGTGCGGATTCCGATGGCCGGAAGTATTGAGAGCCTTAATGTATCGGTGGCAAGCGGAATATGTCTTTTTGAAACCAAAAGACAGCGGGCGGCAAAGAACGTAGTGCCCGCGTAG
- a CDS encoding YbjQ family protein: MQHSMITTALELPGYTVTKNLGVVRGITVRSRSVVGNIFGGLQSLFGGNLSVYSNLCEQARSETFDLMCAHADQLGANAIVAVRYDATELMAGLTEVLCYGTAVIAAINR; encoded by the coding sequence ATGCAGCACTCAATGATAACTACAGCTCTTGAACTTCCCGGTTATACCGTTACCAAGAATCTTGGCGTGGTGCGGGGAATTACTGTTCGCTCCCGTTCGGTCGTCGGCAATATCTTTGGTGGGCTGCAGTCGCTGTTCGGGGGCAACCTATCCGTCTATAGCAATCTATGTGAACAGGCACGTTCGGAGACCTTTGACCTGATGTGCGCACACGCCGACCAGCTTGGGGCGAATGCCATCGTAGCCGTGCGGTACGATGCAACCGAGTTAATGGCGGGACTGACCGAAGTTCTGTGCTACGGAACTGCGGTTATTGCCGCGATTAACAGATAA
- the priB gene encoding primosomal replication protein N, which translates to MDCNSVELCGKIVDVTPLRYTPAGIAVLNFRLIHASWQMHGGRKRNVEYEIDALALDEVAKTAAKLKLGAPVRLSGFLAPRSKNNEQLVLHVNNVELE; encoded by the coding sequence GTGGATTGCAATAGCGTCGAGCTATGCGGCAAGATTGTGGATGTTACACCGCTGCGTTATACGCCGGCAGGAATCGCGGTTCTGAATTTCCGGTTGATCCATGCCTCGTGGCAAATGCACGGTGGGAGAAAGCGCAACGTCGAATACGAAATTGACGCATTGGCGCTGGATGAAGTTGCAAAAACCGCAGCGAAATTGAAACTGGGTGCGCCGGTAAGATTGTCGGGTTTCTTGGCGCCCAGAAGCAAAAACAACGAGCAACTGGTGTTGCATGTGAACAACGTGGAACTGGAATAG
- the hflK gene encoding FtsH protease activity modulator HflK: protein MALNDPQWGKRGNQGPPDLDDVWRKFNEKLNALFGRGRISGGGPGTAAPKQFGGGLGLLIALVLLVWLASGFYIVDASQRGVVLRFGKYIETTQPGPRWHLPYPMESVDLVNVSQVRTVEVGYRNNVKSKVLKESLMLTDDENIIDIQFAVQYVIKNPEDYLFNNRSPDDAVLQVAESSIREVVGKSKMDFVLYEGREQVAAQASQLMQQILDRYKTGILISKVTMQNAQPPEQVQAAFDDAVKAGQDRERQKNEGQAYANDVIPRARGGAARLLQEADGYRQRVIADAEGDASRFSQIEAQYRKSAAVTRERLYLDTMQRMLSSNNKVLIEPKSGASLLYLPLDKLLRSEGVAPTTQELAPGGVTPETAQPSETPERSRDAFRSREREPRP, encoded by the coding sequence ATGGCATTAAACGATCCGCAATGGGGAAAGCGCGGCAACCAAGGCCCCCCCGACTTGGATGATGTATGGCGCAAATTCAACGAAAAGTTGAATGCGCTGTTCGGTCGCGGTCGCATTTCAGGTGGCGGGCCAGGGACCGCGGCTCCCAAACAATTTGGCGGCGGGCTCGGCTTGCTGATTGCGCTGGTCTTGCTGGTGTGGCTGGCAAGTGGTTTCTACATCGTCGATGCATCGCAGCGCGGTGTAGTATTGCGTTTTGGTAAGTACATTGAGACGACTCAACCGGGACCGCGCTGGCACCTGCCTTATCCAATGGAAAGCGTGGACCTCGTCAATGTTTCGCAGGTAAGAACGGTGGAAGTCGGCTACCGCAACAATGTGAAAAGCAAAGTACTCAAAGAATCGCTGATGCTTACCGACGACGAAAACATCATCGATATCCAGTTCGCTGTGCAATATGTTATCAAGAATCCCGAGGATTACCTGTTTAACAATCGTTCACCGGATGATGCGGTGCTGCAGGTGGCAGAATCATCAATACGTGAAGTCGTGGGAAAAAGCAAAATGGATTTTGTGCTCTACGAAGGGCGCGAGCAAGTGGCGGCTCAAGCGTCCCAACTGATGCAGCAAATCCTGGATCGTTATAAAACCGGAATTTTGATTAGCAAAGTAACCATGCAAAACGCGCAGCCGCCGGAGCAGGTGCAGGCGGCCTTTGATGACGCAGTAAAGGCGGGCCAGGACCGGGAGCGGCAAAAAAACGAAGGCCAAGCCTACGCCAACGATGTAATTCCCAGGGCACGAGGCGGTGCTGCACGACTACTGCAAGAGGCGGATGGCTACCGTCAGCGGGTAATTGCCGATGCCGAAGGCGATGCCAGCCGCTTCAGTCAGATTGAAGCGCAATACAGGAAGTCAGCGGCGGTGACGCGTGAGCGTCTATATTTAGACACGATGCAGCGCATGCTATCCAGCAATAACAAAGTCTTGATAGAGCCGAAGTCCGGAGCGAGTCTACTGTATCTGCCGCTCGACAAATTGCTGCGGAGCGAAGGCGTTGCGCCGACAACTCAGGAGCTTGCGCCGGGAGGCGTGACGCCTGAGACGGCTCAGCCATCGGAAACTCCGGAGCGTTCGCGAGATGCGTTCCGCAGCCGCGAGCGGGAGCCACGGCCATGA
- the rplI gene encoding 50S ribosomal protein L9, protein MQVILLEKLVNLGKLGDVVKVKEGFARNYLIPQGKAKRATPANIAEFELRRSELEKTESEVLASAQEQSAKMQGLMLQITQKAGVDGKLFGSVTNVDIAEALHAQGFPIQKAAIRMPHGPLKQVGDYNITVVLHTDVKATITVSVLGEA, encoded by the coding sequence ATGCAAGTCATACTCTTGGAAAAGCTGGTCAATCTTGGAAAACTGGGCGACGTAGTCAAGGTGAAGGAAGGCTTTGCGCGCAATTATCTTATTCCGCAGGGCAAGGCGAAGCGCGCAACACCGGCAAATATCGCTGAATTCGAGTTGAGGCGGTCGGAACTTGAAAAAACCGAGAGCGAGGTTCTTGCTTCAGCCCAAGAGCAAAGCGCCAAAATGCAGGGTCTAATGCTGCAAATTACTCAGAAGGCAGGTGTCGACGGCAAACTGTTTGGCTCGGTGACCAATGTGGACATTGCCGAGGCTTTGCACGCTCAAGGGTTTCCCATCCAGAAAGCCGCGATCCGCATGCCGCACGGCCCGTTGAAGCAGGTTGGGGATTACAATATAACGGTGGTGTTGCATACTGACGTGAAAGCGACTATCACGGTGTCAGTGCTCGGAGAGGCATGA
- the rnr gene encoding ribonuclease R, which translates to MQRDLDPHNKRERPKYRTALPSREYILQVLAEQGMPLPAKKLMLLLDARGRDEALVQRQLRAMERDGQIMRNRKDAICIVDKLDLIKGTVQGHPDGFGFLIPDDGSPDLFLDHNEMQKVLHGDRVMARQIGFDRRGRPEAGIVDVLTRANQRLVGRLHVEHGIRFVVAENRRISQDVLVAPGGKEPAKPGQVVIVEIIEQPSKHAQPVGRIVEVLGSYADPGMEIEIAVRKYNLPYLFSPEAKKSAQRMPGAVQEKDYAGRKDLRGIPLVTIDGESAKDFDDAVYCESRGKGFTLFVAIADVSHYVKPGDAIDREALQRGNSVYFPLRVIPMLPEELSNNLCSLNPRVARLVMVCEMLIAADGEIEKYLFYPAIMSSQARLTYTAVAEILEHPDGEAARRCPQLLAHIEVLHTLYNVLAKARERRGAIDFETIETQMIFNERQKIERIIPVKRNDAYRLIEECMLAANVCASDFLKTHGQRTLYRIHEGPTPEKLEALRGFLREFGLHLGGGDNPHAKDYAKLLRTIRDRPDAQLLQTVMLRSLQQAVYSPDNVGHFGLAYESYTHFTSPIRRYPDLLVHRAIKAVLQGKSYDPGNWQQLGIHCSVTERRADEVTREVESWLKCYYMQDKINECFDGTVSGVAAFGIFVALDDIYVEGLVHISDLGNDYFHFDAQKHLLQGERTGTRFRLGDRVRIRVVRVDLQGTKIDFVLDVTGAASDKKGRKVKKTTFHTG; encoded by the coding sequence ATGCAGCGTGATCTTGACCCGCATAACAAGCGTGAACGACCGAAATACCGTACCGCCTTGCCGAGCCGTGAATACATATTGCAGGTTCTCGCAGAGCAGGGTATGCCGCTTCCCGCCAAAAAACTGATGCTGCTGCTTGACGCGCGCGGCCGCGATGAGGCGCTGGTTCAACGTCAACTGCGGGCAATGGAGCGGGACGGACAAATCATGCGCAACCGCAAAGACGCGATTTGCATTGTAGACAAGCTCGACCTCATCAAGGGAACGGTGCAGGGTCATCCGGACGGCTTCGGTTTTTTGATACCGGATGACGGGAGCCCTGATCTCTTTCTGGACCACAACGAAATGCAGAAAGTTCTGCACGGTGACCGGGTCATGGCACGCCAAATTGGATTCGACCGGCGTGGTCGCCCTGAGGCTGGGATTGTCGACGTACTCACGCGGGCCAATCAGCGCTTGGTGGGAAGGCTGCATGTAGAGCATGGCATTCGATTTGTGGTGGCCGAAAACAGGCGCATCAGCCAGGATGTCCTGGTAGCGCCCGGTGGCAAGGAGCCGGCAAAACCGGGACAAGTCGTCATTGTGGAAATCATCGAGCAGCCCAGCAAACATGCACAACCAGTCGGGCGAATAGTCGAAGTATTGGGGAGTTACGCCGACCCGGGGATGGAAATTGAAATCGCGGTGCGCAAATATAATCTGCCGTACTTGTTTTCGCCCGAGGCAAAGAAATCGGCGCAGCGCATGCCGGGCGCGGTACAGGAAAAAGACTACGCGGGACGCAAAGATTTGCGCGGTATTCCGCTCGTGACAATCGACGGTGAAAGCGCGAAGGATTTTGACGACGCGGTGTATTGCGAGTCGCGGGGCAAGGGTTTCACGCTATTCGTCGCGATTGCCGATGTTAGTCATTATGTGAAACCGGGCGACGCCATTGACCGCGAAGCGTTGCAGCGTGGCAATTCGGTTTATTTCCCGCTGCGGGTGATCCCGATGCTGCCCGAAGAATTGAGCAATAATCTTTGTTCACTCAATCCAAGAGTTGCACGGCTGGTAATGGTCTGTGAAATGCTAATCGCGGCCGACGGCGAAATCGAGAAATACCTTTTTTATCCGGCAATCATGTCCTCTCAAGCACGGCTTACCTACACTGCGGTTGCGGAAATTCTCGAACATCCGGATGGCGAAGCGGCGCGGCGTTGCCCGCAATTGCTGGCACATATTGAAGTCCTTCATACGCTATATAACGTATTGGCCAAGGCCAGGGAACGGCGCGGCGCAATTGATTTTGAAACAATTGAAACCCAGATGATCTTCAACGAACGCCAGAAAATCGAGCGCATCATTCCCGTAAAACGCAACGATGCTTACCGGTTGATTGAAGAATGTATGCTGGCGGCAAACGTATGCGCCTCGGATTTTCTCAAGACGCACGGCCAGCGGACGCTGTACCGGATTCACGAAGGTCCTACTCCGGAAAAGCTCGAGGCCTTGCGCGGATTTCTCAGGGAATTCGGATTGCATTTGGGCGGCGGCGACAATCCGCACGCTAAGGATTATGCGAAGCTGTTGAGAACAATTCGCGACCGCCCCGATGCGCAGTTGCTGCAAACGGTGATGCTGCGGTCCCTGCAGCAGGCTGTCTACAGCCCGGATAATGTGGGCCACTTCGGACTGGCCTATGAGTCTTATACCCATTTTACATCTCCGATCAGGCGTTATCCGGATTTGCTGGTGCACCGGGCAATAAAGGCGGTGCTGCAGGGCAAGAGCTATGATCCGGGCAACTGGCAACAGCTCGGTATCCATTGCTCTGTTACTGAACGCCGCGCAGACGAAGTGACCCGTGAAGTGGAATCCTGGCTCAAGTGTTATTACATGCAGGATAAAATCAATGAGTGCTTCGACGGAACGGTGAGCGGTGTGGCTGCATTCGGCATTTTCGTCGCACTGGATGACATCTACGTAGAAGGGCTGGTTCATATTTCTGATCTGGGGAATGATTACTTTCATTTCGATGCCCAGAAGCACCTGTTGCAGGGGGAGCGTACGGGCACACGATTCCGCCTGGGTGACCGGGTGCGTATCAGGGTAGTGAGAGTGGATTTGCAAGGCACAAAAATTGATTTCGTTCTCGATGTGACTGGTGCCGCATCGGACAAAAAAGGTAGGAAGGTAAAGAAAACAACCTTTCACACCGGGTGA
- the hflX gene encoding ribosome rescue GTPase HflX — MFERPDSGNTGVLVSLDFGEAGYAERLQESQQLALSAGINLKLVIKGRRSKPDPALFAGTGKVAEIAQALRENRAQLVIFNHDLSPAQERNLEKHLRCRVVDRTSLILDIFAQRAKSHEGKLQVELAQLEHLSTRLVRGWTHLERQKGGIGLRGPGETQLETDRRLLARRVKVLKDKLARLQRQREVQRRARRRANVMSVSLVGYTNAGKSTLFNCLTHANAFAADQLFATLDTTSRKMFVPHRGSVVLSDTVGFIRSLPHTLVEAFRATLEETALADLLLHVVDASHPNHDRQIIEVNKVLAEIGADRLPQVLVLNKIDLCGWSQGVERDEYGKISRVRLSAHTSEGIDLVRLALFEAMSGETPEPVAVEVA, encoded by the coding sequence ATGTTTGAGCGTCCCGACAGCGGGAATACTGGAGTATTAGTCAGTCTCGATTTTGGCGAGGCGGGCTACGCAGAAAGGCTGCAAGAGTCACAGCAGCTCGCCTTAAGCGCTGGAATCAATCTCAAACTTGTAATAAAAGGAAGGCGCTCCAAGCCTGACCCTGCGCTGTTCGCCGGAACCGGCAAAGTGGCAGAAATTGCACAAGCCTTGCGCGAAAACCGAGCTCAACTCGTTATTTTCAACCACGATTTATCTCCGGCCCAAGAGCGCAACCTGGAAAAGCATCTGCGATGCAGAGTAGTGGACCGCACCAGTCTTATACTCGATATTTTTGCGCAGCGCGCTAAAAGCCACGAAGGAAAGCTGCAGGTCGAGCTCGCGCAACTCGAGCATCTCTCGACTCGATTGGTGCGAGGCTGGACACATTTGGAACGGCAAAAAGGCGGAATTGGATTGCGCGGGCCTGGCGAAACGCAGTTGGAAACCGACCGTCGTCTACTCGCGAGACGCGTCAAGGTCCTAAAGGATAAGTTGGCGCGATTGCAACGGCAACGCGAAGTTCAACGAAGGGCGCGGCGCCGGGCCAACGTAATGTCGGTGTCACTGGTGGGTTACACCAACGCCGGCAAATCCACGCTATTCAATTGTCTTACACATGCCAATGCCTTTGCAGCCGACCAGTTGTTTGCGACGCTCGACACCACTTCGCGCAAAATGTTTGTTCCGCATCGCGGCTCAGTTGTGCTTTCCGACACGGTGGGCTTCATCCGCAGTCTCCCGCACACGCTGGTTGAAGCGTTTCGTGCGACACTGGAAGAAACTGCTCTGGCGGATTTGTTGCTGCATGTAGTCGATGCCAGTCATCCCAACCACGACCGGCAAATCATTGAAGTCAATAAAGTGCTCGCAGAGATCGGCGCGGACCGGCTGCCGCAGGTGCTAGTACTCAACAAAATCGACTTGTGTGGTTGGTCACAAGGCGTAGAGCGTGACGAATATGGTAAAATCTCCCGAGTTCGTTTGAGTGCGCACACCTCTGAAGGCATTGATCTTGTGCGGCTGGCGCTGTTTGAAGCGATGAGCGGCGAAACCCCGGAACCGGTTGCAGTAGAAGTTGCCTGA
- the rpsF gene encoding 30S ribosomal protein S6, producing MRHYEIVFIVHPDQSEQVPGMIERYRGLVSSKGGKVHRLEDWGRRQLAYPIAKVHKAHYVLMNVECDQGTLDELEHAFKFNDAVLRHLTVKTGSAVSSPSPMMREEKSRSLMQTADEVKTEAVPEEPEN from the coding sequence ATGCGGCATTACGAAATCGTTTTTATCGTTCATCCTGACCAAAGCGAACAGGTGCCTGGAATGATCGAGCGCTATCGGGGCTTGGTGTCCTCCAAGGGCGGCAAGGTGCATCGTCTGGAAGACTGGGGCCGCAGGCAGCTCGCTTATCCTATAGCTAAAGTTCACAAGGCGCATTACGTGCTGATGAACGTCGAGTGCGATCAGGGAACACTGGATGAATTGGAGCACGCGTTTAAATTTAACGATGCCGTGCTGCGGCACCTGACCGTGAAAACGGGTAGTGCCGTGAGCAGTCCTTCGCCGATGATGCGAGAGGAAAAAAGCCGGTCACTAATGCAAACGGCGGACGAGGTCAAAACCGAGGCCGTCCCCGAGGAACCGGAAAACTAA
- a CDS encoding ATP phosphoribosyltransferase regulatory subunit: MRNWLLPEYIEDILPPQARRIEELRRVILDLFYAHGYQFVIPPLVEYVESLLTGTGRDMDLKTFKLVDQLSGRMMGLRADITPQVARIDAHLLNREGITRLCYCGSVAHTRPSATGRTREPLQIGAELYGHRGLESDAEVQQLMLQSLRLAGIAEIQLDLGHVGVFRSIARRGDLSAELEDELFGVLQSKDRPALRELTNGLDPRTGQALMSLPDLYGGDEMLQRAAKRLPDYPEISKALAELQAFSKELRGKVAGVSFDLAEVRGYRYHSGVVFSAYVIGSANAIAVGGRYDEVGKAFGRARPATGFSMDLREVAALLPRKSVRSAILAPYSADAALNKKIASLREQGEIVIIDLPHEKAGTDLNCDRILVLRNGVWETSDLK; the protein is encoded by the coding sequence ATGCGTAACTGGCTGCTCCCTGAATATATTGAAGACATTCTGCCGCCCCAGGCGCGACGCATTGAGGAGCTGCGGCGCGTCATCCTTGACCTTTTTTATGCGCACGGTTACCAGTTTGTGATTCCACCGCTGGTTGAATACGTAGAGTCGCTGCTCACGGGTACTGGCCGCGATATGGATTTGAAGACTTTCAAGCTCGTGGATCAGTTAAGCGGCAGGATGATGGGTCTGCGCGCCGACATTACGCCGCAGGTTGCGCGCATCGATGCACACCTGTTGAATCGCGAAGGCATCACGCGCTTATGTTATTGCGGCAGCGTGGCGCATACCCGGCCTTCGGCAACCGGGCGCACCCGCGAACCGCTGCAGATCGGAGCCGAGCTTTACGGTCACCGCGGATTGGAAAGTGATGCAGAGGTTCAGCAGCTGATGCTGCAGTCGCTAAGGCTCGCAGGCATCGCTGAGATACAACTCGATCTTGGGCATGTCGGCGTATTTCGCAGCATCGCTCGGCGCGGGGACCTGTCCGCTGAACTTGAAGACGAGCTTTTCGGGGTCTTGCAATCCAAAGACAGACCTGCATTGCGCGAGCTGACAAACGGGCTTGACCCTCGCACCGGTCAAGCGTTGATGTCATTGCCGGACCTTTACGGCGGCGATGAAATGCTGCAGCGTGCTGCGAAACGCCTGCCCGATTACCCTGAGATTTCCAAGGCCTTGGCTGAGCTGCAGGCGTTCTCAAAGGAACTGCGGGGAAAAGTAGCCGGCGTTAGCTTTGACCTGGCTGAAGTGCGCGGCTACCGCTATCACAGCGGCGTTGTGTTCAGCGCTTATGTCATAGGCTCGGCTAACGCAATTGCGGTCGGTGGGCGCTACGATGAAGTCGGCAAGGCCTTCGGTCGCGCCCGGCCGGCGACCGGATTCAGCATGGACTTGCGCGAGGTAGCTGCGTTGCTGCCGCGCAAATCCGTGCGTTCGGCGATACTTGCGCCATATTCAGCGGACGCGGCCCTGAACAAAAAGATAGCGAGCTTGCGCGAACAGGGGGAAATCGTGATTATTGACTTGCCTCATGAAAAGGCGGGCACGGATCTCAACTGCGATCGAATTCTGGTATTGCGCAATGGGGTTTGGGAAACAAGCGATTTAAAATAA
- the hflC gene encoding protease modulator HflC → MRNTGAILIGIIAVLVVASLSMFAVDQWQNAIVFRLGEIISIKKQPGLHFKIPILDNVRFFDMRIRTLDTPEPERFLTSEKKNVLVDWFVKWRVADVRQYYVSVGGDEQRAELRLSQTVTSALRNEFGNRTVHDVVSGERGQIMEQMREKANQDGANIGVQVLDVRLKRVDLPQEVSESVYRRMEAERKRVANQLRSTGAAESEKIRADADKQREVILAEAYRDAQRAKGQGDAKAAEIYADAYNVDPEFYSFYRSLEVYRDSFRAKNNLLVLDPNSEFFKYLKHAAKPGK, encoded by the coding sequence ATGAGGAATACCGGTGCGATCCTTATTGGCATAATCGCTGTGCTGGTAGTGGCTAGCCTAAGCATGTTTGCGGTCGATCAGTGGCAGAACGCCATCGTTTTTCGCCTGGGTGAAATTATTTCGATAAAAAAGCAGCCTGGATTGCATTTCAAGATTCCGATACTCGACAACGTGCGCTTTTTCGACATGCGCATACGAACTCTGGACACTCCGGAACCGGAGCGTTTCCTGACCTCGGAGAAAAAAAATGTGCTGGTGGATTGGTTCGTGAAATGGCGCGTCGCGGACGTTAGGCAATACTATGTCAGCGTTGGAGGAGACGAGCAACGTGCGGAGTTGCGGCTCTCACAAACCGTAACTTCCGCTTTGCGCAACGAATTTGGCAACCGCACTGTGCACGATGTCGTGTCGGGTGAGCGCGGCCAGATTATGGAGCAAATGCGGGAAAAAGCGAATCAAGACGGAGCCAACATCGGAGTGCAGGTGCTGGATGTACGATTAAAGCGCGTAGATCTGCCGCAGGAAGTAAGCGAATCGGTTTATCGCCGCATGGAAGCCGAACGCAAGCGCGTCGCTAACCAGCTGCGTTCGACCGGAGCTGCAGAATCTGAAAAAATCCGCGCGGATGCGGACAAACAACGCGAAGTCATTCTCGCAGAAGCGTACCGCGATGCGCAGCGCGCCAAAGGCCAGGGAGACGCCAAAGCCGCGGAGATTTATGCGGACGCCTATAACGTAGACCCTGAGTTCTACTCTTTTTACCGCAGTTTGGAAGTCTACAGGGACAGTTTCAGGGCTAAAAATAACTTGCTTGTGCTCGACCCCAATTCGGAGTTCTTCAAATATCTGAAACACGCCGCTAAGCCGGGCAAATAG
- the rpsR gene encoding 30S ribosomal protein S18 → MPRPSFKRKDKKDRKDRKEGSSRPLFRRKKFCRFTVEGIKEVDYKDVDLLKDFINDSGKVIPARITGTKSHYQRQLSTAVKRARFLALLPYTDLH, encoded by the coding sequence ATGCCGAGGCCTAGTTTTAAACGCAAAGACAAAAAAGACCGCAAGGACCGGAAAGAGGGAAGCAGCCGCCCCTTATTCAGACGCAAGAAATTTTGCCGCTTCACCGTCGAAGGTATAAAGGAAGTGGACTACAAAGACGTCGATCTTTTAAAGGATTTCATCAACGACAGCGGCAAGGTCATCCCCGCGCGAATAACGGGCACCAAGTCGCATTATCAGAGGCAATTGAGCACTGCGGTCAAACGTGCTCGGTTCCTGGCGTTGTTGCCGTATACCGATCTGCATTAA
- a CDS encoding DUF2065 domain-containing protein: MFKLLLTAFALMLVLEGILPFLLPTIWREAFKRLIEMTDGQIRFMGLTSMLAGLLVLYLVR; encoded by the coding sequence ATGTTCAAGCTTTTGCTGACAGCGTTTGCCTTGATGCTGGTGCTGGAGGGGATCCTTCCTTTTTTGTTACCGACAATATGGCGTGAGGCTTTCAAAAGATTAATCGAGATGACTGATGGGCAAATCCGTTTCATGGGGCTTACATCCATGCTGGCCGGTCTGCTGGTGCTTTATCTGGTTCGATGA